Proteins encoded in a region of the Globicephala melas chromosome 1, mGloMel1.2, whole genome shotgun sequence genome:
- the CYB5R1 gene encoding NADH-cytochrome b5 reductase 1 isoform X1: protein MGLQTVRPSLRIPHQGTPPLLVPGTQSPVLLASLGVGLLTLLGLALGSYLVRRSRRPRITLLDPNEKYLLRLLDKTTVNHNTKRFRFALPTAHHVLGLPVGQHVYLSARIDGSLVIRPYTPITSDEDQGYVDLVIKVYLKGVHPKFPEGGKMSQYLDSLKTGDMVEFRGPSGLLTYAGKGMFSIQPNKKSPPEPRVARKLGMIAGGTGITPMLQLIQAILKDPEDPTQCFLLFANQTEKDIILREDLEELQARHPDHFTLWFTLDHPPEDWAYSKGFVSADMIQEHLPAPGEDVLLLLCGPPAMVQLACHPNLDKLGYSQRMRFTY from the exons ATGGGGTTGCAGACGGTGAGACCCTCGCTCCGTATCCCGCACCAGGGGACTCCGCCCCTTCTGGTTCCCGGCACTCAG AGCCCAGTCCTGCTGGcctccctgggggtggggctgctgACTCTGCTCGGCCTGGCTCTGGGCTCCTACCTGGTGCGGAGGTCCCGCCGGCCGCGGATCACGCTCCTGGACCCCAATGAGAAGTACCTGCTGCGACTGCTAGACAAGACA ACCGTGAACCACAACACCAAGAGGTTCCGCTTTGCCCTGCCCACCGCCCACCACGTTCTGGGGCTGCCTGTGG GCCAACATGTCTACCTCTCTGCCCGGATCGATGGCAGCCTGGTCATCAGGCCGTACACTCCCATCACCAGCGATGAGGACCAAGGCTATGTGGATCTTGTCATCAAG GTCTACCTGAAGGGTGTGCACCCCAAATTTCCTGAGGGGGGAAAGATGTCTCAGTACCTGGATAGCCTGAAGACTGGGGACATGGTGGAGTTTCGGGGGCCAAGTGGGTTGCTCACTTACGCTGGGAAAG GGATGTTTAGCATTCAGCCCAACAAAAAGTCTCCACCAGAACCGCGAGTGGCCAGGAAACTGGGAATGATTGCCGGCGGCACAG GAATCACCCCAATGCTGCAGCTGATCCAGGCCATCCTGAAAGACCCAGAAGATCCAACCCAGTGCTTTCTGCTTTTTGCCAACCAG ACTGAAAAGGACATAATCTTACGGGAGGACTTAGAGGAGCTGCAGGCCCGACACCCCGACCACTTTACGCTCTGGTTCACTCTGGATCACCCCCCAGAAG ATTGGGCCTACAGCAAGGGCTTTGTGTCTGCCGACATGATCCAGGAGCACCTGCCCGCCCCAGGGGAGGAtgtgctgctgctgctctgtGGGCCACCCGCGATGGTGCAGCTGGCCTGCCACCCCAACTTGGACAAACTGGGCTACTCGCAAAGGATGCGGTTTACCTACTGA
- the CYB5R1 gene encoding NADH-cytochrome b5 reductase 1 isoform X3 — protein MGLQTVRPSLRIPHQGTPPLLVPGTQSPVLLASLGVGLLTLLGLALGSYLVRRSRRPRITLLDPNEKYLLRLLDKTTVNHNTKRFRFALPTAHHVLGLPVGQHVYLSARIDGSLVIRPYTPITSDEDQGYVDLVIKVYLKGVHPKFPEGGKMSQYLDSLKTGDMVEFRGPSGLLTYAGKGMFSIQPNKKSPPEPRVARKLGMIAGGTGITPMLQLIQAILKDPEDPTQCFLLFANQVALLFSVLGLQSYCVGRD, from the exons ATGGGGTTGCAGACGGTGAGACCCTCGCTCCGTATCCCGCACCAGGGGACTCCGCCCCTTCTGGTTCCCGGCACTCAG AGCCCAGTCCTGCTGGcctccctgggggtggggctgctgACTCTGCTCGGCCTGGCTCTGGGCTCCTACCTGGTGCGGAGGTCCCGCCGGCCGCGGATCACGCTCCTGGACCCCAATGAGAAGTACCTGCTGCGACTGCTAGACAAGACA ACCGTGAACCACAACACCAAGAGGTTCCGCTTTGCCCTGCCCACCGCCCACCACGTTCTGGGGCTGCCTGTGG GCCAACATGTCTACCTCTCTGCCCGGATCGATGGCAGCCTGGTCATCAGGCCGTACACTCCCATCACCAGCGATGAGGACCAAGGCTATGTGGATCTTGTCATCAAG GTCTACCTGAAGGGTGTGCACCCCAAATTTCCTGAGGGGGGAAAGATGTCTCAGTACCTGGATAGCCTGAAGACTGGGGACATGGTGGAGTTTCGGGGGCCAAGTGGGTTGCTCACTTACGCTGGGAAAG GGATGTTTAGCATTCAGCCCAACAAAAAGTCTCCACCAGAACCGCGAGTGGCCAGGAAACTGGGAATGATTGCCGGCGGCACAG GAATCACCCCAATGCTGCAGCTGATCCAGGCCATCCTGAAAGACCCAGAAGATCCAACCCAGTGCTTTCTGCTTTTTGCCAACCAGGTTGCGTTGCTTTTCTCAGTCCTGGGACTTCAGAGTTACTGTGTGGGGAGAG ACTGA
- the CYB5R1 gene encoding NADH-cytochrome b5 reductase 1 isoform X2 — protein MGLQTSPVLLASLGVGLLTLLGLALGSYLVRRSRRPRITLLDPNEKYLLRLLDKTTVNHNTKRFRFALPTAHHVLGLPVGQHVYLSARIDGSLVIRPYTPITSDEDQGYVDLVIKVYLKGVHPKFPEGGKMSQYLDSLKTGDMVEFRGPSGLLTYAGKGMFSIQPNKKSPPEPRVARKLGMIAGGTGITPMLQLIQAILKDPEDPTQCFLLFANQTEKDIILREDLEELQARHPDHFTLWFTLDHPPEDWAYSKGFVSADMIQEHLPAPGEDVLLLLCGPPAMVQLACHPNLDKLGYSQRMRFTY, from the exons ATGGGGTTGCAGACG AGCCCAGTCCTGCTGGcctccctgggggtggggctgctgACTCTGCTCGGCCTGGCTCTGGGCTCCTACCTGGTGCGGAGGTCCCGCCGGCCGCGGATCACGCTCCTGGACCCCAATGAGAAGTACCTGCTGCGACTGCTAGACAAGACA ACCGTGAACCACAACACCAAGAGGTTCCGCTTTGCCCTGCCCACCGCCCACCACGTTCTGGGGCTGCCTGTGG GCCAACATGTCTACCTCTCTGCCCGGATCGATGGCAGCCTGGTCATCAGGCCGTACACTCCCATCACCAGCGATGAGGACCAAGGCTATGTGGATCTTGTCATCAAG GTCTACCTGAAGGGTGTGCACCCCAAATTTCCTGAGGGGGGAAAGATGTCTCAGTACCTGGATAGCCTGAAGACTGGGGACATGGTGGAGTTTCGGGGGCCAAGTGGGTTGCTCACTTACGCTGGGAAAG GGATGTTTAGCATTCAGCCCAACAAAAAGTCTCCACCAGAACCGCGAGTGGCCAGGAAACTGGGAATGATTGCCGGCGGCACAG GAATCACCCCAATGCTGCAGCTGATCCAGGCCATCCTGAAAGACCCAGAAGATCCAACCCAGTGCTTTCTGCTTTTTGCCAACCAG ACTGAAAAGGACATAATCTTACGGGAGGACTTAGAGGAGCTGCAGGCCCGACACCCCGACCACTTTACGCTCTGGTTCACTCTGGATCACCCCCCAGAAG ATTGGGCCTACAGCAAGGGCTTTGTGTCTGCCGACATGATCCAGGAGCACCTGCCCGCCCCAGGGGAGGAtgtgctgctgctgctctgtGGGCCACCCGCGATGGTGCAGCTGGCCTGCCACCCCAACTTGGACAAACTGGGCTACTCGCAAAGGATGCGGTTTACCTACTGA